One Brassica oleracea var. oleracea cultivar TO1000 chromosome C7, BOL, whole genome shotgun sequence genomic window carries:
- the LOC106306912 gene encoding uncharacterized protein LOC106306912 produces MAGVKRKLSPESDPNALHKVLDEVTCPVCMDHPHNAVLLLCTSHDKGCRSYICDTSYRHSNCLDRFKKLHSEPPTDPNPEPNSASRANINEPQSTFHRVPGNQVAVRDSESLRRSGVGEETTNLKCPLCRGTVLGFKVVEEVRSYLDMKNRSCSRESCSFTGNYQDLRRHARRIHPTSRPSDTDPTRERAWRRLENQREYGDIVSAIRSAMPGAVVVGDYVIENGDRFPGEREAGNGGGSNSSSDIWTTFVLFQMIGSLENNGGSSGSGSGGGGSRSHRSRAWRNTHRRSSSDRRYLWGENLLGLQDEDNDDDDGEGLRLQNETGDGSNHVPRRRRRFGRPRSSGNHPR; encoded by the coding sequence ATGGCTGGGGTAAAGCGAAAATTAAGTCCCGAGTCAGATCCTAATGCTCTTCACAAAGTACTGGATGAGGTTACATGTCCTGTCTGCATGGATCACCCTCACAATGCTGTTCTCCTGCTCTGCACCTCTCACGACAAAGGTTGCAGGTCTTACATCTGTGACACCAGTTACCGTCACTCCAATTGCCTCGACAGGTTCAAGAAACTGCACTCCGAACCCCCAACTGATCCCAATCCCGAGCCAAACTCTGCTTCAAGGGCAAACATTAACGAACCTCAAAGCACTTTCCACCGTGTGCCTGGAAACCAAGTCGCTGTTAGGGATTCTGAGTCCCTGAGGAGGAGTGGAGTGGGAGAGGAAACCACGAATTTGAAATGTCCTCTTTGCCGTGGTACTGTTTTAGGATTTAAGGTGGTAGAAGAAGTGAGAAGCTATCTCGACATGAAGAACAGAAGCTGCTCACGAGAGTCTTGCTCATTCACGGGTAACTACCAGGATCTGCGCCGACATGCAAGAAGGATCCACCCAACGTCTCGTCCTTCAGACACTGATCCGACGAGAGAGAGAGCTTGGAGACGCCTGGAGAACCAGAGGGAGTATGGAGATATAGTCAGTGCGATACGTTCTGCCATGCCCGGTGCTGTTGTTGTAGGAGACTACGTTATAGAAAACGGAGATAGGTTCCCAGGTGAGAGGGAAGCCGGAAATGGAGGCGGCAGCAACAGCAGCAGCGACATTTGGACTACTTTCGTACTGTTTCAGATGATTGGGTCTCTTGAAAACAACGGAGGGTCTAGTGGTAGTGGCAGTGGTGGTGGTGGATCAAGATCTCACAGGTCAAGGGCTTGGAGGAACACTCATCGCCGTTCTTCTTCAGATAGGCGATATCTTTGGGGGGAGAATCTATTGGGTCTACAAGATGAAGACAATGATGATGATGATGGTGAAGGGTTGCGTTTACAAAACGAAACAGGTGATGGTTCCAATCATGTTCCAAGAAGAAGACGAAGGTTTGGTCGTCCAAGATCAAGCGGAAACCATCCGCGATAA